A window of Staphylococcus sp. 17KM0847 contains these coding sequences:
- the rimP gene encoding ribosome maturation factor RimP: MSKVTEQVETLIQPVLDELGYELVDVEFVKEGRDHYLRISIDKPGGVDLNDCTRASEHISVVMDEHDPIAQAYYLDVASPGAERPIKKEKDYQQAIDKPVFVSLYAPIEGDKEWLGTLTSVTEETIEMTVKIKAKSKIITIPREKIAKARHAVML; this comes from the coding sequence ATGAGTAAAGTTACAGAGCAAGTTGAAACATTGATACAACCTGTCCTTGATGAATTAGGGTATGAACTCGTAGATGTAGAATTTGTAAAAGAAGGGCGCGATCACTATTTACGCATTTCAATTGATAAACCGGGTGGTGTAGATCTCAATGATTGTACACGCGCATCTGAACACATTAGTGTGGTGATGGATGAGCATGATCCGATTGCACAAGCGTATTATTTAGATGTCGCTTCACCGGGTGCAGAACGACCTATAAAAAAAGAAAAAGATTATCAACAAGCGATTGATAAGCCTGTATTTGTATCGTTGTATGCACCAATTGAAGGTGATAAGGAATGGTTAGGTACATTGACATCTGTCACAGAGGAAACCATTGAAATGACCGTGAAAATTAAAGCAAAATCAAAAATAATTACAATACCGCGTGAGAAAATTGCAAAAGCGCGTCATGCAGTCATGCTTTGA
- the nusA gene encoding transcription termination factor NusA yields MKSNELLLATEYLEKEKRIPREVLIDAIEAALITAYKKNYESARNVRVELSLDNGTFHVIARKEVVEEVMDDREEVDISTALVKNPAYEIGDIYEEDVTPKDFGRVGAQAAKQAVMQRLRDAEREILYEEFIDKEDDIVTGVIDRVDHRYVYVNLGRTEAVLSEAERSPNESYIPNERIKVYVNKVEQTTKGPQIFVSRSHPGLLKRLFEQEVPEIFEGTVEVKSVAREAGDRSKISVYAENGDIDAVGACVGAKGARVEAVVEELGGEKIDIVQWDADPKVFVRNALSPSQVVDVIVDEENQSTTVIVPDYQLSLAIGKRGQNARLAAKLTGWKIDIKSETDAKALGLDQLQSTTDEDKAVVEDEEVPAEETDVLEQHTEQTPLNIEDEVEQE; encoded by the coding sequence GTGAAAAGTAATGAACTATTATTAGCAACCGAGTATTTAGAAAAAGAAAAAAGAATTCCAAGAGAAGTATTGATTGATGCGATTGAAGCGGCATTAATTACAGCATATAAAAAGAATTATGAGAGTGCGCGTAATGTTCGTGTAGAACTGAGTTTAGATAATGGAACATTCCATGTTATTGCACGTAAAGAAGTTGTTGAAGAAGTCATGGATGATCGTGAAGAAGTTGATATTTCAACAGCGTTAGTCAAAAACCCTGCATATGAAATTGGTGATATTTATGAAGAAGATGTTACACCGAAAGACTTTGGACGTGTAGGTGCACAAGCTGCGAAACAAGCAGTGATGCAACGTTTACGTGATGCGGAACGTGAAATTTTATATGAAGAGTTTATTGATAAAGAAGATGACATAGTGACAGGTGTTATTGACCGTGTCGATCACCGTTATGTATATGTTAATCTCGGCAGAACAGAAGCCGTATTGTCAGAAGCAGAGCGCAGTCCAAACGAATCATATATTCCTAATGAACGCATTAAAGTATATGTTAACAAAGTAGAACAAACAACTAAAGGACCTCAAATTTTTGTATCGCGTAGTCATCCAGGATTACTCAAGCGTTTGTTCGAACAAGAAGTACCAGAAATTTTTGAAGGTACAGTTGAAGTGAAGTCTGTTGCACGTGAAGCAGGAGATCGCTCGAAAATCAGTGTATATGCTGAAAATGGTGATATTGATGCTGTTGGTGCGTGTGTGGGTGCAAAAGGTGCACGTGTTGAGGCTGTGGTTGAAGAGCTTGGTGGCGAAAAGATTGATATTGTACAATGGGATGCAGATCCAAAAGTATTTGTGCGCAATGCATTAAGTCCATCACAAGTGGTTGACGTTATTGTGGATGAGGAAAATCAATCTACAACAGTTATCGTGCCAGATTATCAACTGTCATTGGCAATTGGTAAGCGTGGTCAAAATGCACGACTTGCAGCTAAATTAACAGGTTGGAAAATTGATATTAAATCTGAAACAGATGCTAAAGCACTCGGTCTTGATCAATTACAATCAACGACTGATGAAGATAAAGCAGTTGTTGAAGATGAGGAAGTGCCAGCGGAAGAAACAGACGTATTAGAACAACATACAGAACAAACACCATTGAATATAGAGGATGAAGTGGAACAGGAATAG
- the rnpM gene encoding RNase P modulator RnpM, whose protein sequence is MKKRKIPMRKCILSNEMKPKKDMIRVVQNKEGDIAADATGKMQGRGAYVSKDVALVEQAQQAQKLEQFFKVSQETLEPVYKEIIRLIYREEIPTK, encoded by the coding sequence ATGAAAAAACGTAAAATTCCTATGCGTAAATGTATTTTATCTAATGAGATGAAGCCTAAAAAAGATATGATTCGTGTTGTACAAAACAAAGAAGGTGACATCGCAGCAGATGCAACAGGTAAAATGCAGGGACGTGGTGCGTATGTCAGTAAAGATGTAGCACTTGTAGAGCAAGCACAACAAGCACAAAAGCTCGAACAATTTTTTAAAGTATCACAGGAAACACTAGAACCTGTATATAAAGAGATTATTCGATTGATCTATCGGGAAGAGATACCTACAAAATGA
- a CDS encoding YlxQ family RNA-binding protein, giving the protein MNQQQFLNFLGIAMRAGKVKTGESVLLTEIKKQRLKLVLIAEDASNNTKKILENKCTTYRIPYRMVSNRYDLGKAMGKQARVNIGITDQGFAKKLITMIDEDK; this is encoded by the coding sequence ATGAATCAACAACAATTTTTGAATTTTTTAGGGATTGCTATGCGTGCTGGCAAAGTTAAGACAGGCGAATCGGTTTTATTAACAGAAATTAAGAAGCAACGATTAAAGTTAGTGTTAATCGCTGAAGATGCATCGAACAATACAAAAAAAATATTAGAAAACAAATGTACAACTTATCGCATACCGTATCGAATGGTGAGCAATCGATATGATTTAGGTAAAGCGATGGGGAAACAGGCGCGTGTCAATATCGGCATTACAGATCAAGGCTTTGCAAAAAAGTTGATCACGATGATCGATGAAGACAAGTAA